In Camelina sativa cultivar DH55 chromosome 16, Cs, whole genome shotgun sequence, a single window of DNA contains:
- the LOC104773684 gene encoding beta-carotene isomerase D27, chloroplastic, whose protein sequence is MAAAIASMQAVNLTFRRRGVRCGIAEPSGEPAPIGQKTRYDDGLVERVFMGLFARKMDKFGSKKNKKKETKEKGFWEYDYESFVEVSKRVMQGRSRVQQQEAVREVLLSMLPPGAPQQFRKLFPPTKWAAEFNAALTVPFFHWLVGPSQVIEVEVNGVKQRSGVRIKKCRYLENSGCVGMCVNMCKIPTQDFFTNEFGLPLTMNPNFEDMSCEMIYGQAPPAFEEDPATKQPCLADICSMSNPSSPICPKLEA, encoded by the exons ATGGCGGCGGCTATTGCTAGTATGCAAGCTGTCAATCTCACGTTTAGGCGACGTGGCGTTCGATGCGGGATTGCCGAGCCGAGCGGAGAGCCAGCTCCGATAGGGCAGAAGACTAGATACGACGATGGGCTGGTGGAGAGAGTGTTCATGGGTCTGTTCGCGAGGAAGATGGACAAGTTCGGGtcgaagaagaataagaagaaggagacgaaGGAGAAGGGGTTCTGGGAGTACGATTACGAGAGCTTCGTGGAGGTGTCAAAGAGAGTGATGCAGGGACGGTCCAGAGTGCAGCAGCAAGAGGCCGTGAGGGAGGTTCTTCTCTCTATGCTGCCTCCTGGTGCTCCTCAACAGTTCCGAAAGTTGTTCCCACCAACCAAGTGGGCAGCAGAGTTCAATGCGGCTCTTACGGTGCCTTTCTTCCACTGGTTGGTTGGTCCATCTCAg GTCATAGAAGTGGAAGTCAATGGGGTGAAACAGAGAAGTGGAGTTCGTATAAAGAAATGCAG GTATCTGGAGAACAGTGGTTGTGTAGGAATGTGTGTTAATATGTGCAAGATTCCAACCCAAGATTTCTTCACCAATGAGTTTGGCCTCCCACTCACAATGAACCCAA ATTTTGAAGACATGAGCTGCGAGATGATATACGGGCAAGCGCCTCCGGCCTTTGAGGAGGATCCAGCCACCAAACAACCTTGTCTAGCAGACATAT GTTCTATGTCCAATCCAAGCTCCCCAATCTGCCCTAAACTAGAGGCATGA
- the LOC104753135 gene encoding methionine gamma-lyase isoform X1, translating to MAAAHFVETTEPQPLVFSGEKRNDRDDDDDGDAMVAKKSALAVCEVDPAAALASIRHEFGEHGGVNMSIEASATFTVMEPDTMRRMFAGELGPDNDFFVYSRHFNPTVLNLSRQMAALEGTQAAYCTSSGMSAISSVMLQLCSSGGHVVASNTLYGGTHALLTHFLPRTCNITTSFVDITDHGTVADAIVEGRTQVLYFESVANPTLTVADIPELSRMAHEKGVTVVVDNTFAPMVLSPAKLGADVVVHSISKFISGGADIIAGAVCGSEKLVKGMMDLRGGSLMLLGPTMNAKVAFELSERIPHLCLRMREHSRRAHVYAERMRELGMKVIYPGLETHPQHKLAKGMVNKDYGYGGLLSIDMETEEKANKLMTYLQNATQFGFMAVSLGYYETLMSCSGSSTSSELDPSQKAAAGISPGLIRMSVGYVGTLEQKWSQFVKAILRM from the exons ATGGCGGCGGCCCATTTCGTCGAGACAACAGAGCCCCAGCCCCTCGTATTTTCCGGAGAGAAACGAAACGATcgtgatgacgacgacgacggagaCGCCATGGTTGCAAAGAAGTCAGCACTGGCGGTGTGTGAGGTCGACCCTGCGGCGGCCTTGGCTAGCATCCGACATGAGTTTGGGGAGCACGGGGGAGTGAACATGTCCATCGAAGCCTCTGCCACCTTCACAGTCATGGAACCGGATACTATGAGGCGGATGTTCGCCGGAGAACTGGGACCGGACAACGACTTCTTCGTCTACAGCCGACACTTTAACCCCACGGTGCTCAACCTTAGCCGCCAGATGGCTGCCCTCGAAGGCACCCAAGCCGCCTACTGTACCTCAAGCG GTATGTCGGCGATATCTTCAGTGATGCTGCAACTTTGCAGCAGCGGGGGACACGTGGTGGCATCTAACACTCTCTACGGAGGAACACACGCTTTGCTTACTCATTTCTTGCCACGGACCTGCAACATAACCACCTCTTTCGTCGACATAACGGACCATGGCACGGTGGCAGACGCGATCGTCGAGGGTAGGACACAGGTTCTCTACTTTGAGTCCGTGGCAAACCCGACTCTGACTGTGGCGGACATACCTGAGCTGAGCCGTATGGCACACGAGAAGGGTGtgacggtg gtggtggacaACACCTTTGCCCCCATGGTGCTCTCTCCGGCGAAGCTTGGAGCCGATGTGGTGGTTCACAGTATCTCCAAGTTCATCAGTGGCGGGGCCGACATCATCGCAG gggCCGTGTGTGGGAGCGAGAAGCTGGTGAAAGGGATGATGGATCTGCGTGGCGGATCTCTGATGCTGCTGGGTCCTACCATGAACGCCAAGGTGGCTTTCGAGCTCTCCGAGCGAATTCCTCATTTGTGCCTACGCATGAGGGAGCATAGCCGCAGAGCCCATGTGTACGCGGAGAGAATGAGGGAGTTGGGCATGAAAGTCATATATCCAGGGCTCGAGACCCACCCGCAGCACAAGCTAGCCAAAGGGATGGTGAACAAAGACTACGGATACGGAGGATTGCTGTCCATAGACATGGAAACTGAGGAGAAAGCCAACAAGCTCATGACATATCTCCAGAACGCTACTCAGTTCGGCTTCATGGCAGTCAGTTTGGGTTACTACGAGACCCTCATGTCCTGCTCCGGGAGCAGCACCAGCAGCGAGCTTGACCCCTCTCAGAAGGCTGCTGCAGGCATCTCTCCTGGCCTTATACGAATGTCGGTGGGGTATGTGGGTACTTTGGAGCAGAAGTGGTCACAATTCGTGAAAGCAATCCTCAGAATGTAA
- the LOC104753135 gene encoding methionine gamma-lyase isoform X2 translates to MAAAHFVETTEPQPLVFSGEKRNDRDDDDDGDAMVAKKSALAVCEVDPAAALASIRHEFGEHGGVNMSIEASATFTVMEPDTMRRMFAGELGPDNDFFVYSRHFNPTVLNLSRQMAALEGTQAAYCTSSGMSAISSVMLQLCSSGGHVVASNTLYGGTHALLTHFLPRTCNITTSFVDITDHGTVADAIVEGRTQVLYFESVANPTLTVADIPELSRMAHEKGVTVVVDNTFAPMVLSPAKLGADVVVHSISKFISGGADIIAGAVCGSEKLVKGMMDLRGGSLMLLGPTMNAKVAFELSERIPHLCLRMREHSRRAHVYAERMRELGMKVIYPGLETHPQHKLAKGMVNKDYGYGGLLSIDMETEEKANKLMTYLQNATQFGFMAVSLGYYETLMSCSGSSTSSELDPSQKAAAGISPGLIRMSVGYVGTLEQKWSQFVKAILRM, encoded by the exons ATGGCGGCGGCCCATTTCGTCGAGACAACAGAGCCCCAGCCCCTCGTATTTTCCGGAGAGAAACGAAACGATcgtgatgacgacgacgacggagaCGCCATGGTTGCAAAGAAGTCAGCACTGGCGGTGTGTGAGGTCGACCCTGCGGCGGCCTTGGCTAGCATCCGACATGAGTTTGGGGAGCACGGGGGAGTGAACATGTCCATCGAAGCCTCTGCCACCTTCACAGTCATGGAACCGGATACTATGAGGCGGATGTTCGCCGGAGAACTGGGACCGGACAACGACTTCTTCGTCTACAGCCGACACTTTAACCCCACGGTGCTCAACCTTAGCCGCCAGATGGCTGCCCTCGAAGGCACCCAAGCCGCCTACTGTACCTCAAGCG GTATGTCGGCGATATCTTCAGTGATGCTGCAACTTTGCAGCAGCGGGGGACACGTGGTGGCATCTAACACTCTCTACGGAGGAACACACGCTTTGCTTACTCATTTCTTGCCACGGACCTGCAACATAACCACCTCTTTCGTCGACATAACGGACCATGGCACGGTGGCAGACGCGATCGTCGAGGGTAGGACACAGGTTCTCTACTTTGAGTCCGTGGCAAACCCGACTCTGACTGTGGCGGACATACCTGAGCTGAGCCGTATGGCACACGAGAAGGGTGtgacggtggtggtggacaACACCTTTGCCCCCATGGTGCTCTCTCCGGCGAAGCTTGGAGCCGATGTGGTGGTTCACAGTATCTCCAAGTTCATCAGTGGCGGGGCCGACATCATCGCAG gggCCGTGTGTGGGAGCGAGAAGCTGGTGAAAGGGATGATGGATCTGCGTGGCGGATCTCTGATGCTGCTGGGTCCTACCATGAACGCCAAGGTGGCTTTCGAGCTCTCCGAGCGAATTCCTCATTTGTGCCTACGCATGAGGGAGCATAGCCGCAGAGCCCATGTGTACGCGGAGAGAATGAGGGAGTTGGGCATGAAAGTCATATATCCAGGGCTCGAGACCCACCCGCAGCACAAGCTAGCCAAAGGGATGGTGAACAAAGACTACGGATACGGAGGATTGCTGTCCATAGACATGGAAACTGAGGAGAAAGCCAACAAGCTCATGACATATCTCCAGAACGCTACTCAGTTCGGCTTCATGGCAGTCAGTTTGGGTTACTACGAGACCCTCATGTCCTGCTCCGGGAGCAGCACCAGCAGCGAGCTTGACCCCTCTCAGAAGGCTGCTGCAGGCATCTCTCCTGGCCTTATACGAATGTCGGTGGGGTATGTGGGTACTTTGGAGCAGAAGTGGTCACAATTCGTGAAAGCAATCCTCAGAATGTAA
- the LOC104753138 gene encoding uncharacterized protein LOC104753138, whose amino-acid sequence MGNCLFGGLGDEEDLLIKVIKSDGGVLEFYSPVTAGSVSHEFTDHALFSALDLLWKPLPNHHLLVPGQSYYLFPNNVSEELKTFVGSCHVRSNSESFSATMTPYRMSLDYNHRVLKRSCTDVFSRNNYTRTRQKEKRTRRRRTSSKSGIWKVKLVINTEELLQILSEDGRINELIESVRVVAKGENGVTSSITSGSSENVLSVVHTLDFD is encoded by the coding sequence ATGGGAAACTGTTTATTCGGAGGGTTAGGCGACGAGGAAGACTTATTGATCAAAGTCATAAAATCAGACGGTGGAGTTCTTGAATTCTACTCCCCCGTCACGGCGGGCTCCGTCTCCCACGAATTCACAGACCATGCTCTTTTCTCGGCCCTTGATCTCCTCTGGAAACCCCTGCCTAACCACCACCTCCTTGTCCCCGGTCAGTCCTACTATCTCTTTCCCAATAATGTCTCCGAGGAGTTGAAGACTTTTGTGGGCAGCTGCCACGTGAGATCCAACAGCGAGTCCTTTTCAGCGACGATGACTCCTTACAGAATGTCTCTAGATTATAACCACAGGGTATTGAAGAGATCATGCACGGACGTCTTTTCAAGAAACAACTACACAAGGACCCgacagaaggagaagaggacGAGGAGGAGGCGTACGAGCAGCAAAAGTGGAATATGGAAAGTGAAGCTGGTCATAAACACTGAAGAGCTGTTACAGATACTGTCTGAGGATGGTAGAATAAATGAGCTAATAGAGAGTGTGAGAGTCGTGGCCAAGGGTGAAAACGGCGTCACATCGAGCATCACAAGTGGTTCGTCTGAGAATGTCTTGTCGGTGGTACATACCTTAGATTTTGATTAA
- the LOC104754186 gene encoding probable lysophospholipase BODYGUARD 2, whose translation MIERSVISQFKLKTFHVVAHSLGCILALALAVKHPGAIKSLTLLAPPYYSVPKGVQGTQYVMRRVAPKEVWPPMAFGASVASWYEHISRTVSLVLCKNHHLLEFLTRLLTGNRMRTYLIEGFLCHTHNASWHTLHNIIFGSGSKVEAYLDHIRDNVDCDVTVFHGGRDELIPVECSYGVKRKVPRARIHVVPDKDHITIVVGRQKEFARELELIWRRSTTPQHHSIN comes from the exons ATGATAGAGCGATCGGTGATCTCTCAGTTCAAACTCAAGACATTTCACGTAGTGGCTCATTCCCTAGGCTGCATTCTGGCTCTTGCGCTCGCGGTTAAACACCCAGGAGCCATCAAGTCGCTTACTCTATTGGCTCCT CCATATTATTCGGTACCAAAGGGAGTGCAAGGGACGCAATATGTGATGAGAAGAGTGGCGCCCAAGGAAGTGTGGCCTCCGATGGCCTTTGGAGCCTCAGTGGCCAGCTGGTACGAGCACATTAGCCGCACCGTCAGTCTAGTCCTTTGCAAGAACCACCACTTGTTAGAATTTCTCACCAGGCTACTCACCGGAAACAG GATGCGAACGTACTTGATAGAAGGGTTTTTGTGTCACACACATAACGCGTCGTGGCACACACTACACAACATCATCTTCGGGTCTGGGAGCAAAGTAGAGGCTTATCTGGACCATATCCGTGACAACGTGGACTGCGACGTCACCGTCTTCCACGGTGGTAGGGACGAGCTGATCCCCGTAGAGTGCAGCTACGGCGTCAAGAGAAAAGTGCCACGTGCCAGGATCCACGTCGTCCCCGACAAAGACCACATCACCATTGTTGTTGGGAGGCAGAAGGAGTTCGCTCGTGAGCTTGAGCTTATTTGGCGCAGATCCACTACTCCTCAACATCATTCAATAAATTAA